The Acidimicrobiia bacterium DNA window GATTTCGCGATCCTGCTCGAGCCGACGGGCGGCCGGGTCGAGGCGGGCTGCCAGGGGACGATCCACGTGCGCGCGACCTTCCGGGGCGAACGTGCCCACACGGCCCGTCCGTGGACGGGTGTCAACGCGATCGCGCGCGCCGCGCCGGTGCTTGCACGTGTCGCCGGATTGACGCCGCCGGCCGTCGTCGTCGAGGGTCTCGAGTACACCCAGGCGTTGCAGATCGTCCGCGTCGGTGGTGGCGTCGCGAACAACGTCGTGCCCGACGAGTGCTCGTTCGTGGTGAACCGCCGCTTCGCGCCCTCCCTGACGGTCGACGATGCGCGCGACGAGGTCGCGGCCGTGCTCGAGGGTGCCGACGAGATCGAGGTCGTGAGCGCGTCACCGGCCGCGCCGCCCAACCTCTGGGCGCCGCTGGTCGCCGAGTTCGTCGGGACGCTCGACCTCGCGGTGCGGCCGAAGCTCGGCTGGACCGATGTCGCCCGCTTCACCGCCGCGGGCGTCCCGGCGCTGAACTTCGGCCCGGGTGACCCGTCCGTGTCGCACACGGCCGACGAGCACGTCGAGCGTGAGGCGCTCGACGGCTGTCATGCCGTCCTCGCGCACTTCCTCGGGGTGCGCGAGGACTGAGCTCGGCCTCAGGCGGTCCGCGACCGCAGTCGCCGCGTCCGCGCCCGAGGGAGCAGCGTGTCGGCCGACTCGACGATCGGGACGTCGCGCGGCCCGTCCACGAACGCCGTCAGCGCGCGCTCGTCCTCGCTGTCGGGTGTGCCGACGTCGGTGAGCGCCGCGTAGGGATCGGGTGCCGTCGTGGGCTGCTCGTCGCGGACGGGCGCGATCGTCGGCCGCGACGCGGCCGCGTCGACGCTCCCGTCGTCGTCCACGAGCGCCAGGAGCGCGTACGCCTGCTGGAAGCCCGACGCCGCCGCGACGTCACCGACGCGCGTGACGTCGTCCGCCACCGTTCCACCCGCGGCGAGCTGCTCCGTGAACGCGGCCGGGTCGGGCTGCGGCGTCCGAGCACGTTCGAGGTCGGGGAAGAGGGGCTCGTCGTCGCGCCGCTGCCAACGGACGACCGCGAGCGCGATCACGCCGAGCACGAGGACGACGACCATCGCGGCGACGCTCGTGACCGCGGACCCGACGACGCCGAGGTGGTGCACTGCCATGGTCCGCGTATCGGCGCCCGGTTCGGGCCGCTTGACGTGTGAGACGCACGCGGAACGCGTGTCACACGTGGTCGGTCAGAGGCGGCGCAGGAGCGTCACCACCTTGCCGT harbors:
- the dapE gene encoding succinyl-diaminopimelate desuccinylase: MTDVATADTRDLLTLTAALVAVPSVSRDERALADMVEERLRARARGLDVERVGDNVVARTRFGRDRRVVLGGHLDTVPPNANEVPRVDGDVLHGLGAADMKGGLAVLLALAEDLSTRGNRTAHHDVTLVFYVGEEIADEFNGLRDLFERRPDLVAGDFAILLEPTGGRVEAGCQGTIHVRATFRGERAHTARPWTGVNAIARAAPVLARVAGLTPPAVVVEGLEYTQALQIVRVGGGVANNVVPDECSFVVNRRFAPSLTVDDARDEVAAVLEGADEIEVVSASPAAPPNLWAPLVAEFVGTLDLAVRPKLGWTDVARFTAAGVPALNFGPGDPSVSHTADEHVEREALDGCHAVLAHFLGVRED